A window of Gadus chalcogrammus isolate NIFS_2021 chromosome 16, NIFS_Gcha_1.0, whole genome shotgun sequence contains these coding sequences:
- the ostn gene encoding osteocrin, with product MLACVWLLPSLLSVGLLAHSDALHPPPRFPQHLGLRLSSRLAPQVPELQSNLARPSGGEKAREKMSEKLLLLDRLVRMENDVMEPKRKRSFPGGNTPLDRLSISGMDTKQASKKRKVVELPRRRISPTMDRIGVSRLPNNRG from the exons atgcTGGCGTGTGTTTGGCTCCTGCCCAGCCTGCTGTCCGTCGGCCTGCTTGCCCACTCAGACGCCCTGCACCCCCCTCCTCGCTTCCCACAGCACCTCGGCCTGCGCCTGTCCTCTCGGCTCGCACCCCAG GTTCCTGAGCTGCAGTCTAACCTGGCTCGGCCCTCTGGAGGGGAGAAGGCCAGGGAGAAGATGTCTGAAAAGCTGCTTCTTCTGGACCGCCTGGTCAGGATGGAGAATGATGTCATGGAGCCAAAGAGGAAGCGCAGTTTCCCAGGAGGCAACACGCCTTTGGACCGGCTGTCAATCAGCGGCATGGATACCAAACAAGCATCAAAGAAGAG AAAGGTAGTGGAGTTGCCGAGGCGGAGAATCAGTCCAACGATGGACAGAATTGGAGTCAGCCGGTTACCCAACAATCGAGGCTAG
- the LOC130406394 gene encoding protein IWS1 homolog isoform X2: MDGEDDDVVSASRSDDGGGTPVQDEHPASEDEQAMPTKHNSEDDGSEGEDGPRPMETSGPASGSDNEGPAGGHSDSEGEAPGRNRGNNSDSEGEAPRRNSGNNSDSDVEAPGRNRGNNSDSDVEAPGRNRGNNSDSDVEAPGRNRGNNSDSEVEAPGRNRGNNSDSDVEAPGRNRGNNSDSEVEAPGRNRGNNSDSDVEAPGRNRGNNSDSEVEAPGRNRGNNSDSEVEAPGRNRGKNGDSEVERPRPADSDEEDSALKSRGSEEDRRTPPRAKHSPSSSPSSTPNAGGKPDGSTPARKKIAALHSDDDEEEEAGAVGTQGAEADGAKWKAVMMSDSEDEAGEERKADNEEEKAKRPEDSHDEDAGPVKRKKAVLSDSEDDDTPTPVKRSRAVSDEENSDSEGPDRKMAAKLRELGSDSEDEDGPAKTKDEKTLFGSDSESGEDQEEKMIADIFGESGDEEEEEFTGFNQEELEGQQKVENQPAEEDSDSDEGVDRSGKDTSMMSDFDIMLARKKAAGGKRRRNRDGGTFISDADDVVSAMIIKMNEAAEEDRTLNAQKKPALKKLTLLPAVVTHLKKQDLKETFIDSGVMTAIKEWIGPLPDKSLPALRIRGELLKILHELPSVSQETLKHSGIGRAVMFLYKHPKESRPNKDLALKLINEWSRPIFGLTSNYKGMTREERQQRDLDQQMPQKRGLSSGGQTPRRDLEKQLTGEEKALRPGEPGFCARARVPMPSNKDYVVRPKWNIEMESSRSGFKKGVSRLEKHKRRFAEQKKRGRLQGAIKISVQGNHMPL, from the exons ATGGACGGAGAGGACGACGACGTTGTATCCGCCAGCCGCTCCG aTGATGGCGGTGGTACACCTGTACAAGACGAACACCCAGCATCAGAAGACGAGCAGGCGATGCCCACAAAACATAATTCAGAG GACGACggcagtgagggtgaggacgGCCCCCGTCCCATGGAGACCAGCGGCCCGGCCAGTGGCTCCGACAACGAGGGCCCGGCAGGGGGCCACAGCGACTCGGAGGGAGAGGCCCCTGGGCGTAACCGTGGAAACAACAGTGACTCTGAGGGAGAAGCCCCTCGGCGTAACTCTGGCAACAACAGCGACTCAGACGTAGAGGCCCCCGGGCGTAACCGTGGAAACAACAGTGACTCGGACGTAGAGGCCCCCGGGCGTAACCGTGGAAACAACAGTGACTCAGACGTAGAGGCCCCCGGGCGTAACCGTGGAAACAACAGTGACTCCGAGGTAGAGGCCCCTGGGCGTAACCGTGGAAACAACAGTGACTCCGACGTAGAGGCCCCCGGGCGTAACCGTGGAAACAACAGTGACTCCGAGGTAGAGGCCCCTGGGCGTAACCGTGGAAACAACAGTGACTCAGACGTAGAGGCCCCTGGGCGTAACCGTGGGAACAACAGTGACTCCGAGGTAGAGGCCCCTGGGCGTAACCGTGGAAACAACAGTGACTCCGAGGTAGAGGCCCCTGGGCGTAACCGTGGAAAAAACGGTGACTCCGAGGTAGAGCGGCCCAGGCCCGCGGACAGCGATGAGGAAGACTCCGCTTTGAAGAGCCGAGGaagtgaggaggacaggaggaccCCTCCCCGTGCCAAACAcagcccctcctcttccccgaGCTCCACCCCTAACGCAGGTGGAAAACCAGACGGCAGCACGCCTGCGAGGAAGAAGATTGCCGCCCTGCACTCGGAtgacgatgaagaggaggaggcgggggctgTCGGGACGCAGGGAGCAGAGGCCGACGGGGCGAAGTGGAAGGCAGTGATGATGTCGGACAGCGAGGATGAGGCGGGGGAGGAACGGAAGGCTGACAACGAAGAGGAGAAGGCGAAACGGCCAGAAGATAGCCATGATGAAGACGCTGGACCAG tgaagaggaagaaggccGTCCTCTCAGACAGCGAGGATGACGATACCCCTACGCCAG TGAAGCGCAGCAGAGCCGTGTCCGACGAGGAGAACTCGGACTCCGAGGGTCCGGACCGCAAAATGGCAGCCAAGCTGAGGGAGCTGGGGTCCGACAGCGAGGACGAGGACGGTCCTGCCAAGACCAAGGACGAGAAGACGCTGTTCGGCAGTGACAGCGAGTCGGGAGAGGACCAGGAGGA GAAGATGATTGCGGACATCTTTGGAGAGTCgggagacgaggaggaagaggagtttaCG ggtttcaaccaggaggaactggaggGGCAGCAGAAGGTAGAGAACCAGCCAGCTGAGGAAGACTCTGATTCGGATGAAGGAGTCGACCGTAGTGGCAAAGA cacCAGCATGATGTCAGACTTCGACATCATGCTGGCGCGTAAGAAGGCAGCGGGCGGGAAGCGCAGGAGGAACCGAGACGGAGGAACGTTCATCAGCGACGCCGACGACGTCGTCAGCGCCATGATCATCAAGATGAACGAGGCCGCAGAG gaggacaGAACGCTCAACGCTCAAAAGAAGCCAGCGCTGAAGAAACTCACACTGCTGCCTGCGGTTGTCACGCATCTCAAGAA GCAGGATCTGAAGGAGACGTTCATCGACAGCGGCGTGATGACGGCCATCAAGGAGTGGATCGGCCCCTTGCCAGACAAGAGCCTCCCTGCCCTCCGCATCCGAGGGGAGCTGCTCAAGATCCTGCATGAG CTTCCCAGCGTGAGCCAGGAAACTCTGAAACACAGCGGCATCGGACGTGCGGTCATGTTCCTCTACAAACACCCCAAGGAGTCGCGACCCAACAAAGACCTGGCTCTCAAACTCATCA ACGAGTGGTCCCGACCCATCTTTGGTCTGACGTCCAACTACAAGGGGATGACCCGAGAGGAGCGGCAACAGAGAGACCTGGACCAGCAGATGCCCCAGAAGAGGGGACTAAG TTCTGGCGGTCAGACCCCCCGTCGGGACCTAGAGAAGCAACTCACTGGAGAGGAAAA GGCTCTGCGACCTGGGGAGCCAGGCTTCTGTGCCCGGGCCAGGGTACCCATGCCCTCCAACAAGGACTACGTAGTCCGACCCAAGTGGAACATAGAGATGGAGTCCAGCAGG AGTGGATTTAAGAAAGGCGTCAGTCGATTGGAGAAGCACAAGCGTCGTTTTGCTGAGCAGAAGAAACGGGGGCGCCTGCAAGGAGCCATCAAGATCAGTGTGCAGGGGAACCACATGCCCTTGTAG
- the LOC130406394 gene encoding protein IWS1 homolog isoform X1, with protein sequence MDGEDDDVVSASRSDDGGGTPVQDEHPASEDEQAMPTKHNSEDDGSEGEDGPRPMETSGPASGSDNEGPAGGHSDSEGEAPGRNRGNNSDSEGEAPRRNSGNNSDSDVEAPGRNRGNNSDSDVEAPGRNRGNNSDSDVEAPGRNRGNNSDSEVEAPGRNRGNNSDSDVEAPGRNRGNNSDSEVEAPGRNRGNNSDSDVEAPGRNRGNNSDSEVEAPGRNRGNNSDSEVEAPGRNRGKNGDSEVERPRPADSDEEDSALKSRGSEEDRRTPPRAKHSPSSSPSSTPNAGGKPDGSTPARKKIAALHSDDDEEEEAGAVGTQGAEADGAKWKAVMMSDSEDEAGEERKADNEEEKAKRPEDSHDEDAGPVKRKKAVLSDSEDDDTPTPVKRSRAVSDEENSDSEGPDRKMAAKLRELGSDSEDEDGPAKTKDEKTLFGSDSESGEDQEEKMIADIFGESGDEEEEEFTGFNQEELEGQQKVENQPAEEDSDSDEGVDRSGKDTSMMSDFDIMLARKKAAGGKRRRNRDGGTFISDADDVVSAMIIKMNEAAEEDRTLNAQKKPALKKLTLLPAVVTHLKKQDLKETFIDSGVMTAIKEWIGPLPDKSLPALRIRGELLKILHELPSVSQETLKHSGIGRAVMFLYKHPKESRPNKDLALKLINEWSRPIFGLTSNYKGMTREERQQRDLDQQMPQKRGLSQAHKEVKASEPDVFSPTTSSGGQTPRRDLEKQLTGEEKALRPGEPGFCARARVPMPSNKDYVVRPKWNIEMESSRSGFKKGVSRLEKHKRRFAEQKKRGRLQGAIKISVQGNHMPL encoded by the exons ATGGACGGAGAGGACGACGACGTTGTATCCGCCAGCCGCTCCG aTGATGGCGGTGGTACACCTGTACAAGACGAACACCCAGCATCAGAAGACGAGCAGGCGATGCCCACAAAACATAATTCAGAG GACGACggcagtgagggtgaggacgGCCCCCGTCCCATGGAGACCAGCGGCCCGGCCAGTGGCTCCGACAACGAGGGCCCGGCAGGGGGCCACAGCGACTCGGAGGGAGAGGCCCCTGGGCGTAACCGTGGAAACAACAGTGACTCTGAGGGAGAAGCCCCTCGGCGTAACTCTGGCAACAACAGCGACTCAGACGTAGAGGCCCCCGGGCGTAACCGTGGAAACAACAGTGACTCGGACGTAGAGGCCCCCGGGCGTAACCGTGGAAACAACAGTGACTCAGACGTAGAGGCCCCCGGGCGTAACCGTGGAAACAACAGTGACTCCGAGGTAGAGGCCCCTGGGCGTAACCGTGGAAACAACAGTGACTCCGACGTAGAGGCCCCCGGGCGTAACCGTGGAAACAACAGTGACTCCGAGGTAGAGGCCCCTGGGCGTAACCGTGGAAACAACAGTGACTCAGACGTAGAGGCCCCTGGGCGTAACCGTGGGAACAACAGTGACTCCGAGGTAGAGGCCCCTGGGCGTAACCGTGGAAACAACAGTGACTCCGAGGTAGAGGCCCCTGGGCGTAACCGTGGAAAAAACGGTGACTCCGAGGTAGAGCGGCCCAGGCCCGCGGACAGCGATGAGGAAGACTCCGCTTTGAAGAGCCGAGGaagtgaggaggacaggaggaccCCTCCCCGTGCCAAACAcagcccctcctcttccccgaGCTCCACCCCTAACGCAGGTGGAAAACCAGACGGCAGCACGCCTGCGAGGAAGAAGATTGCCGCCCTGCACTCGGAtgacgatgaagaggaggaggcgggggctgTCGGGACGCAGGGAGCAGAGGCCGACGGGGCGAAGTGGAAGGCAGTGATGATGTCGGACAGCGAGGATGAGGCGGGGGAGGAACGGAAGGCTGACAACGAAGAGGAGAAGGCGAAACGGCCAGAAGATAGCCATGATGAAGACGCTGGACCAG tgaagaggaagaaggccGTCCTCTCAGACAGCGAGGATGACGATACCCCTACGCCAG TGAAGCGCAGCAGAGCCGTGTCCGACGAGGAGAACTCGGACTCCGAGGGTCCGGACCGCAAAATGGCAGCCAAGCTGAGGGAGCTGGGGTCCGACAGCGAGGACGAGGACGGTCCTGCCAAGACCAAGGACGAGAAGACGCTGTTCGGCAGTGACAGCGAGTCGGGAGAGGACCAGGAGGA GAAGATGATTGCGGACATCTTTGGAGAGTCgggagacgaggaggaagaggagtttaCG ggtttcaaccaggaggaactggaggGGCAGCAGAAGGTAGAGAACCAGCCAGCTGAGGAAGACTCTGATTCGGATGAAGGAGTCGACCGTAGTGGCAAAGA cacCAGCATGATGTCAGACTTCGACATCATGCTGGCGCGTAAGAAGGCAGCGGGCGGGAAGCGCAGGAGGAACCGAGACGGAGGAACGTTCATCAGCGACGCCGACGACGTCGTCAGCGCCATGATCATCAAGATGAACGAGGCCGCAGAG gaggacaGAACGCTCAACGCTCAAAAGAAGCCAGCGCTGAAGAAACTCACACTGCTGCCTGCGGTTGTCACGCATCTCAAGAA GCAGGATCTGAAGGAGACGTTCATCGACAGCGGCGTGATGACGGCCATCAAGGAGTGGATCGGCCCCTTGCCAGACAAGAGCCTCCCTGCCCTCCGCATCCGAGGGGAGCTGCTCAAGATCCTGCATGAG CTTCCCAGCGTGAGCCAGGAAACTCTGAAACACAGCGGCATCGGACGTGCGGTCATGTTCCTCTACAAACACCCCAAGGAGTCGCGACCCAACAAAGACCTGGCTCTCAAACTCATCA ACGAGTGGTCCCGACCCATCTTTGGTCTGACGTCCAACTACAAGGGGATGACCCGAGAGGAGCGGCAACAGAGAGACCTGGACCAGCAGATGCCCCAGAAGAGGGGACTAAG TCAGGCACACAAGGAGGTGAAGGCGTCGGAGCCTGATGTCTTCTCTCCTACAACCAG TTCTGGCGGTCAGACCCCCCGTCGGGACCTAGAGAAGCAACTCACTGGAGAGGAAAA GGCTCTGCGACCTGGGGAGCCAGGCTTCTGTGCCCGGGCCAGGGTACCCATGCCCTCCAACAAGGACTACGTAGTCCGACCCAAGTGGAACATAGAGATGGAGTCCAGCAGG AGTGGATTTAAGAAAGGCGTCAGTCGATTGGAGAAGCACAAGCGTCGTTTTGCTGAGCAGAAGAAACGGGGGCGCCTGCAAGGAGCCATCAAGATCAGTGTGCAGGGGAACCACATGCCCTTGTAG
- the wdr74 gene encoding WD repeat-containing protein 74, translating into MGEKSRLCRVWVGAETGILKGISPAKKQAFNFSETSSLSRDQEVRVLCWGDPAETEVLVGSVNGTVRTFSTEKGVFTETRQCGDADQGFFTGLAVADCGLVTCVETGRLRVWREESSSPVVDIDAGKNVCRMRQNAAQKNRVATGGKENGLKIWDLERPDTPVFTAKNLRDDWIDLKQPEWLRDAAFLPDSDKIVTCTGHHQVRVYDPSTPQRRPVLEVRYGEYPLTCLSLVAGAQSVVVGNTHGSLAVLDLRKGLVRGCLKGLQGGVRGLQCHPTLPLVASCGLDRFLRIHSLETRALEHKVYLKSRLNCLLLSSGALGEEVGGDVEEVKEEEDELWQSMEKVEEKSKRKAPEEEEEEEAVEEEEEEEAVEVEVTQVTNSKKKKKKGQK; encoded by the exons ATGGGAGAGAAGAGCCGGCTTTGCCGGGTGTGGGTGGGCGCGGAGACGGGGATTCTGAAGGGGATCAGCCCGGCAAAGAAACAAGCCTTTAACTTTTCCGAGACGAGCAGCCTGAGCCGAGACCAGGAGGTTCGGGTGCTGTGCTGGGGAGACCCTGCCGAGACGGAAGTGCTAGTGGGCTCCGTGAACGGGACCGTGCGGACGTTCAGCACCGAAAAGGGGGTCTTTACGGAGACCAGGCAGTGTGGGGACGCTGATCAGGGGTTCTTCACCGGGCTGGCGGTGGCGGACTGCGGCCTGGTGACATGCGTGGAGACGGGCCGGCtgcgtgtgtggagggaggagagcagcAGCCCCGTAGTTGACATCGACGCGGGGAAGAACGTGTGTCGTATGCGACAGAACGCTGCGCAGAAGAACCGAGTCGCCACGGGTGGGAAGGAGAACGGGCTGAAGATCTGGGACCTGGAGAGACCTGACACGCCGGTGTTCACAGCGAAGAACCTGCGGGACGATTGGATCGACCTGAAGCAGCCAGAGTGGCTTCGGGACGCCGCGTTCCTCCCGGACTCCGACAAGATAGTGACGTGCACGGGGCATCACCAG GTGCGTGTGTACGACCCTTCCACCCCTCAGCGCAGGCCCGTTTTGGAGGTCCGCTACGGGGAGTACCCCCTCACCTGCCTGTCTCTGGTGGCCGGGGCGCAGTCGGTAGTGGTGGGCAACACCCACGGGAGCCTTGCGGTGCTGGACCTCAGGAAGGGGCTGGTGCGAGGTTGTCTAAAGGGGCTGCAGGGGGGGGTTCGGGGGCTGCAGTGCCACCCCACCCTGCCCCTGGTGGCCTCCTGCGGCCTGGATCGCTTCCTGCGCATCCACAGCCTGGAGACGCGTGCGCTGGAGCACAAAGTGTACCTCAAGTCCAGACTCAACTGCCTCCTGCTGTCCAGCGGAGCGCTCGGGGAGGAGGTCGGGGGGGacgtggaggaggtgaaggaggaggaggacgagctgTGGCAGAgcatggagaaggtggaggagaagagcaagCGAAAAGccccagaggaggaagaggaggaggaggcggtagaggaggaggaggaggaggaggcggtagAGGTGGAAGTGACGCAGGTGACCAAcagtaagaagaagaagaagaaaggccAGAAGTGA